Proteins from one Kwoniella shivajii chromosome 1, complete sequence genomic window:
- a CDS encoding diphthamide biosynthesis protein 2, giving the protein MSDAFSTPAEHALSHPELDSILENAQAGPSSMGDGVEGMSVEAAFEVEDTVGRILSGGYKTIGLQFPDELLPSSVQVYRAIQTRIQHTGAQAYVLADSTYGNCCPDVLSCLHLPADFLVHYGHACLTPTDALPVHYVFPRRRLNTAHAVECLLESGRDDSGGEDGAEKGGIVVWDVAFDWLADEIRKVFTESCAFPLSFATIQRPATSSELDGKDKGKSPALRSIEPPVGVELNNCRMWYIGEEGRSSINLQMTHANNSLYLYSPASSSVTALHRQTSRLLSRRLFALHQALNADIFGLIVSNIGLSSSQSLIKQLREDLRRAKKKSYTLSVGRLNPAKLANFAEVECFVLVGCNEGGVVDSKDFLRPIITPWELELALQGPEHVWAPEKWTLDLNKVLKEAQDRATVETPATNGIESDDNDGPEFSLITGKMRTKKVFKGATDSIEIPSEGIQSLTLRNQNFSLARLESAGSNYLASREFKGLEPRYGMDEPSLLEEGRSGVARGYTEEK; this is encoded by the exons ATGTCTGACGCCTTCTCTACACCAGCTGAACACGCTCTATCACACCCAGAGCTAGACTCAATATTGGAGAATGCTCAGGCTGGTCCATCGTCCATGGGTGACGGCGTTGAAGGAATGAGTGTGGAAGCAGCTTTTGAGGTGGAGGATACTGTAGGAAGGATTCTGAGTGGTGGATATAAGACT ATTGGCCTTCAGTTTCCGGACGAACTTCTCCCCTCCTCGGTACAGGTGTATAGAGCGATACAGACTAGAATCCAGCATACAGGTGCTCAAGCGTATGTTCTTGCCGATAGCACCTATGGAAA CTGTTGCCCTGATGTTTTGAGCTGTTTGCATCTTCCTGCGGACTTCTTGGTTCATTATGGACATGCTTGCTTGACACC GACCGATGCTCTTCCCGTACATTACGTCTTTCCTCGTCGTAGGCTCAATACAGCTCACGCTGTAGAGTGCCTATTGGAGAGTGGCAGAGATGActcaggtggagaagatggtgcGGAAAAGGGTGGGATTGTGGTCTGGGACGTTGCATTCGACTGGCTGGCAG ACGAGATCAGAAAAGTCTTCACCGAGTCATGTGCCTTTCCGTTAAGCTTTGCAACAATTCAAAGACCAGCTACTTCTTCCGAACTTGACGGAAAAGACAAAGGCAAATCTCCTGCTCTAAGAAGTATAGAACCACCTGTGGGAGTTGAGTTAAATAATTGTAGAATGTGGTACATCGGTGAAGAGGGAAGGAGCAGTATCAACTTGCAAATGACTCATGCAAACAATTCT CTGTACTTGTATTCTCCTGCATCCTCGTCTGTCACTGCCTTACATCGACAAACCTCTCGGCTCCTATCTCGTCGACTATTCGCTTTACACCAAGCACTGAATGCGGATATCTTCGGTCTCATTGTCTCGAATATTGGATTAAGCTCTTCCCAGTCTCTTATCAAGCAATTACGGGAAGATCTCAGGCgggcgaagaagaaatcgtaTACATTGTCGGTGGGCAGACTGAACCCAGCAAAACTGGCCAATTTTGCAGAAGTGGAATGTTTTGTGCTAGTCGGATGTAACGAAGGTGGTGTAGTCGATTCAAAAGACTTTTTGAGACCTATCATCACTCCAtgggaattggaattggcTCTGCAGGGTCCTGAACACGTATGGGCGCCGGAGAAATGGACACTGGATCTTAACAAAGTTCTCAAAG AAGCGCAAGATCGCGCAACTGTGGAAACGCCGGCGACgaatggaattgaaagcGACGACAATGATGGGCCTGAGTTCTCCCTGATAACTGGAAAGATGCGGACCAAAAAGGTTTTCAAAGGTGCAACGGATTCAATTGAAA TCCCGAGCGAAGGCATACAATCTCTTACTTTACGAAATCAAAATTTCTCTCTGGCAAGATTAGAATCGGCGGGTAGCAATTACCTTGCTTCGAGAGAATTCAAAGGTTTAGAACCTAGATACGGCATGGACGAACCTAGTctgttggaagaaggtagaagtgGAGTGGCGAGAGGGTATACGGAAGAGAAGTAG